One genomic window of Garra rufa chromosome 2, GarRuf1.0, whole genome shotgun sequence includes the following:
- the psmb1 gene encoding proteasome subunit beta type-1, producing MISSQAYGENGKMKEYHYTGPVEHKFSPYAFNGGTVLAVAGEDFAIVASDTRLSEGYSIHSRDSPKCYKLTDTTVIGCSGFHGDCLTLTKIIEARLKMYKHSNNKTMTSGAIAAMLSTILYGRRFFPYYVYNIIGGLDEEGRGAVYSFDPVGSYQRDTYKAGGSASAMLQPLLDNQIGFKNMENVEQIPLTQEKAVQLVKDVFISAAERDVYTGDALKICIITKEGIREELVPLRKD from the exons ATGATTTCTTCTCAGGCTTATGGAGAAAATGGAAAGATGAAGGAGTATCACTACACAGGTCCAGTGGAGCATAAGTTCTCTCCTTATGCCTTCAACGGAGG GACTGTGCTGGCAGTGGCTGGTGAAGACTTTGCTATCGTGGCTTCAGACACACGTTTAAGTGAGGGATACAGCATCCACAGCCGAGACTCCCCGAAATGCTACAAACT GACAGACACTACTGTGATTGGCTGCAGTGGTTTTCATGGGGACTGCTTGACGCTAACCAAAATCATTGAGGCAAGACTGAAG ATGTACAAGCATTCAAATAATAAGACCATGACAAGCGGAGCGATCGCAGCCATGCTGTCCACTATTCTGTACGGAAGGCGTTTCTTCCCTTACTATGTCTACAACATCATCGGTGGTCTTGATGAGGAGG GTCGAGGTGCTGTTTATAGTTTCGATCCAGTTGGTTCTTACCAGAGAGACACGTACAAAGCTGGTGGCTCTGCGAGTGCAATGCTGCAGCCTCTTCTTGACAACCAG ATTGGATTTAAGAACATGGAGAACGTGGAGCAGATTCCCCTGACCCAGGAGAAGGCTGTGCAGCTGGTGAAAGATGTTTTCATCTCGGCCGCCGAGAGAGACGTCTACACAGGAGATGCCCTCAAGATCTGCATCATCACCAAGGAAGGCATTCGAGAAGAGCTCGTGCCACTCAGGAAAGACTGA
- the LOC141326493 gene encoding heat shock protein 30-like yields MLSLNGFQPSLSSFMGTDWPVRSLWPDITPLYRHTEVLQELKSSLEQLEKLQHKIFEEIQQMPPSQEIYPVACTMEKEGSGFALTLDTKDFSPEELSVRQVGRKLHVSGKSEKKQEDGKGSYSYRIQEFRRVFDLPQGVNPEALSCSMADGKLYIQAPVNQPSEAAERMLPIDCQTLKKKQPETAETQHNASAVQKTLNNPENNE; encoded by the coding sequence ATGTTGAGCCTGAATGGATTCCAGCCTTCCCTCAGCTCATTCATGGGGACTGACTGGCCAGTGCGCAGTCTCTGGCCGGACATCACACCTCTTTACAGACACACAGAGGTACTGCAGGAGCTGAAGAGCAGCCTGGAGCAGCTGGAGAAACTTCAGCACAAGATCTTTGAGGAGATCCAGCAGATGCCACCCTCACAGGAGATCTACCCAGTCGCCTGCACAATGGAGAAAGAGGGAAGCGGCTTTGCTTTGACGCTGGACACTAAAGACTTTTCCCCAGAAGAGCTGTCAGTCAGACAGGTGGGCAGGAAGCTGCATGTCAGCGGAAAGAGCGAGAAGAAGCAGGAGGATGGGAAAGGCTCGTACTCTTACAGAATCCAAGAGTTCAGACGGGTGTTTGATCTTCCTCAAGGAGTGAATCCTGAGGCGCTGAGCTGCTCCATGGCTGATGGAAAGCTCTACATACAGGCTCCAGTAAATCAGCCATCTGAAGCAGCTGAGAGGATGCTGCCCATTGACTGTCAAACTCTGAAGAAGAAGCAGCCAGAGACAGCTGAGACACAACACAACGCCAGCGCAGTACAGAAGACACTCAACAATCCTGAAAACAATGAGTAG